A single window of Nicotiana sylvestris chromosome 3, ASM39365v2, whole genome shotgun sequence DNA harbors:
- the LOC138887081 gene encoding uncharacterized protein — translation MAPFKALYGRRCISPIEWFEIGEDELIGPDLVHQAMEKVKIIKEQTKTAQSHQKSYSDVRRRDLEFKEDDWVFLKVSPVKGMMRFGKKRKLSSRVFHVSMLKKVVGGPTLIVPVETIEVNEELTYEEIPVAILDRQV, via the exons ATGGCACCTTtcaaggctttatatggtaggagatgcATATCTCCCATTGAGTGGTTTGAGATTGGGGAAGATGAATTGATAGGGccagacctcgtgcatcaggctatggagaaggttaagatcattAAGGAACAGacgaaaactgctcagagtcaccAAAAGTCATATTCGGATGTTCGCCGTAGGGATTTAGAGTTCAAagaggatgattgggtattcttgaaggtttcccccGTGAAGGGTATGATGCGATTTGGTAAGAAAAGGAAATTGAGTTCGAG ggtatttcatgtgtctatgttgaagaaagtGGTTGGAGGCCCGACACTCATTGTTCCGGTtgagactattgaggttaatgaagaactaacttatgaagaaattccagttgctattcttgataggcaagtatGA
- the LOC138887082 gene encoding uncharacterized protein yields the protein MTSKDLDTRVVDPSREFVKSESELKEEVPRVKQQMAEMYQSWVPTVVNISPQSFHTPPAKTTSYPAPLATHALVAPPLATFPRSSNKPVFKVPDAQHYTPEPTSKVSDPYSHAPHFEPLGEAEKPAKTVEKDEISRNMQGIGSQKSVTYKDLCLFPDIQLPAGFKMPKFDLYDGHGDPVAHLRGYCSKMRGAGGKDKLLMAYFSQSLSGVALEWYTRQDASMWYTWNDMAQAFALHFQYNIEIVPDRMAPTEMEKKPTKSFREYEHK from the exons atgactAGCAAAGACCTGGACACAAGAGTCGTTGACCCATCGAGGGAGTTTGTGAAGTCggagtctgaattgaaagaggaggtcccaagggtgaaacaacagatggcagaaatgtatcagtcttgg GTTCCCACTGTTGTTAACATCTCCCCACAatcttttcacactccacccgccaaaaccacctcatatcctgctcctttggccactcatgctcttgtagctcctcctctagctacttttcctcgatcctctaataagcctgtgttcaaagtccccgatgcccaacactataCTCCAGAACCAACTTCCAAGGTTTCTGATCCCTACTctcacgctcctcattttgagcctctcGGTGAAGctgaaaagcctgctaagacagttgagaaagatgagatatccaggaacatgcaagggatagggagccagaAGAGCGTGacttacaaagacttgtgcttgtttcctgacatccaactgcctgctgggtttaagatgccgaagtttgatttgtatgacggacATGGAGATCCTGTGGCCCATCTAAGAGGctactgcagtaagatgagaggtgCCGGTGGGaaggacaaattattgatggcgtatttcagtcagagtctgagtggggTAGCTctagagtggtacacccgccaagacgcTAGCATGTGGTACACATGGaacgatatggctcaggcctttgccctacactttcagtacaatatagaaattgtcccGGATCGCATGGCCCCCACCGAGATGGAAAAAAAGCCTACTaaaagctttagggaatacgaGCACAAATAG